The Pseudodesulfovibrio sp. zrk46 genome contains a region encoding:
- a CDS encoding (Fe-S)-binding protein encodes MTNSDNRDLSFLDDYDFSNCLVCGSCANGCPTTGAPGMDGWDARKVMRMLANGLIDEVVASNFPWLCTGCGRCTSTCPGGIDITALMGHLKSLRPRDEVPGSLHKGMVNNIETGNNLAISKEEYFEGMADLGQELAEECCPGFYVPIDKKDADILFFPNSKEVYGDFEDQFWWWKIFYAAKENWTVPGEGWEAVDWALFTGNDEGNKKLAQRKIDFMKEYNVKRMIMPDCGGGSYGCRKGMTKLAHENPDNEIGFLYLYDYLVELFEQGRIKVDKSVHAGKTFTFHDSCKHGRELARNFGKGFFDEPRWIVQQCVDDFVELTPNREKNYCCGAGGGMWPMPFEVESAWHARYKQRQIKESGANVIVVGCSNCRDQIQKRIPKHFEGCDYEVKYLWQLVAECLVIEPWDEADIKAGEEAAKAQWEKLGVDLDAEY; translated from the coding sequence ATGACCAACTCCGACAACCGAGATCTTTCGTTTCTGGACGACTACGATTTTTCCAACTGCCTTGTCTGCGGCTCCTGTGCCAACGGCTGCCCGACCACGGGTGCACCGGGCATGGACGGCTGGGACGCACGCAAGGTGATGCGCATGCTCGCCAACGGCCTCATCGATGAGGTTGTGGCCTCCAACTTCCCGTGGCTCTGCACTGGCTGTGGCCGCTGTACTTCCACCTGCCCCGGCGGCATCGACATCACCGCACTCATGGGTCATCTCAAGAGTCTCCGCCCCCGCGACGAGGTTCCCGGTTCCCTGCACAAGGGTATGGTCAACAACATCGAGACCGGCAACAATCTCGCCATCTCCAAAGAAGAATATTTCGAAGGCATGGCTGATCTCGGTCAGGAACTGGCCGAAGAGTGCTGTCCCGGTTTCTATGTGCCCATCGACAAGAAAGATGCGGACATCCTCTTTTTCCCCAACTCCAAGGAAGTTTACGGCGACTTCGAGGACCAGTTCTGGTGGTGGAAGATTTTCTACGCTGCCAAGGAGAACTGGACCGTTCCCGGCGAAGGCTGGGAGGCCGTCGACTGGGCGCTCTTCACCGGCAACGATGAAGGCAACAAGAAGCTCGCCCAGCGCAAAATCGACTTCATGAAAGAGTACAACGTCAAGCGTATGATCATGCCCGACTGCGGTGGTGGTTCCTACGGTTGCCGTAAAGGCATGACCAAGCTGGCCCATGAGAATCCCGACAACGAGATCGGGTTCCTCTATCTCTACGACTACCTCGTCGAGCTTTTCGAGCAGGGGCGCATCAAGGTCGACAAGTCTGTTCACGCTGGCAAGACTTTCACCTTCCACGATTCCTGCAAACACGGCCGTGAACTCGCACGCAACTTCGGCAAGGGCTTTTTCGACGAGCCCCGCTGGATCGTGCAGCAGTGCGTCGATGATTTCGTCGAACTCACGCCTAACCGCGAGAAGAACTACTGCTGTGGTGCAGGCGGCGGAATGTGGCCCATGCCCTTTGAAGTGGAATCCGCATGGCATGCACGCTACAAGCAGCGTCAGATCAAGGAATCCGGTGCCAACGTAATTGTTGTCGGTTGTTCCAACTGCCGCGATCAGATTCAGAAGCGTATTCCCAAGCACTTCGAGGGATGCGATTACGAGGTCAAGTATCTCTGGCAGCTCGTGGCCGAGTGTCTCGTTATCGAGCCTTGGGATGAGGCAGACATCAAGGCTGGCGAAGAAGCCGCCAAAGCCCAGTGGGAAAAGCTGGGTGTTGATCTGGACGCCGAGTATTAG
- a CDS encoding GAK system CofD-like protein gives MSELKVIPQTGCPRILFFSGGTALRATSRELIRYTSESVHVITPFDSGGSSAVIRRAFNMPAVGDIRNRLMALADLSRPGGRAIFALFTYRFSKKEPQSELLDELRRMVEGRHVLVDYLADDLRRVVCAHLEFFLQRMPEDFDLRGASIGNLVLTAGYLDTERNLAPVIDAFSSLARVRGVVRPVVDADLHMAAELEDGSVVVGQHLLTGKEAPPLSSPIKRIWMTDSLDSAEPVVRKVDPEVRIMIERADCICYPVGSFYSSVVANLLPMGVGEAVAANPGPKMFVPNPGGDPELLGHTVLDQVKILRRYLFQSGAPVGSSVLTTVLVDSRAEYPGGLDIAALEELGVTVRDLPLFTEDSQPMFAPTLLAKALLFPAC, from the coding sequence ATGAGCGAACTCAAGGTGATACCTCAGACAGGCTGTCCGCGCATACTCTTCTTCAGCGGCGGAACGGCGTTGCGTGCGACTTCCCGTGAACTGATTCGGTATACGTCCGAATCTGTGCATGTGATCACGCCGTTTGATTCGGGCGGTAGCTCCGCAGTGATTCGACGTGCCTTCAACATGCCTGCTGTCGGGGATATTCGTAACCGTCTTATGGCATTGGCAGATCTCTCTCGACCGGGAGGGCGGGCCATCTTTGCACTGTTCACCTATCGTTTTTCCAAGAAAGAGCCGCAGAGTGAATTGCTTGATGAGCTTCGCCGGATGGTGGAAGGCCGTCATGTCTTGGTGGACTATCTTGCTGATGACCTCCGAAGGGTCGTTTGTGCGCATCTGGAATTCTTCCTGCAGAGAATGCCCGAAGATTTCGACCTGCGTGGTGCGAGCATAGGTAATCTTGTGCTTACTGCCGGATATCTGGATACCGAACGCAATCTTGCGCCGGTCATCGATGCCTTTTCCAGCTTGGCCCGGGTGCGTGGTGTGGTTCGGCCCGTCGTGGATGCGGACCTGCATATGGCCGCAGAGCTTGAGGATGGTTCAGTGGTGGTTGGGCAGCATCTGCTGACCGGCAAAGAGGCGCCGCCGCTTTCCTCGCCCATCAAGCGTATCTGGATGACGGACTCTCTTGATTCTGCCGAGCCCGTGGTGCGTAAGGTCGATCCCGAGGTGCGCATCATGATCGAGCGTGCCGACTGCATCTGCTATCCGGTGGGGAGCTTCTACTCCAGCGTAGTGGCCAACCTGCTGCCCATGGGAGTCGGTGAAGCCGTTGCTGCCAACCCCGGACCCAAGATGTTCGTGCCCAATCCCGGAGGGGATCCGGAACTGCTTGGGCATACTGTGCTCGATCAGGTGAAGATCCTTCGTAGGTATCTCTTTCAAAGCGGAGCGCCGGTGGGGAGTTCTGTACTGACAACGGTACTCGTGGATAGTCGCGCCGAGTACCCAGGCGGGCTGGATATCGCTGCGTTGGAAGAACTTGGTGTGACCGTTCGGGACCTGCCATTATTCACTGAGGATTCGCAGCCCATGTTTGCGCCGACATTGTTGGCCAAGGCGCTCCTTTTTCCTGCCTGTTAA
- a CDS encoding zinc-dependent alcohol dehydrogenase family protein produces MKAMLLERFGNEYAFVQREVEKPSPMPGQVLIRVAGSSFNPIDNKIATLGDQLGFAPTLPAVLGMDVSGVVEDVGGGMSRFEPGDKVFGLAGGLSNMPGALAEYMVADERLIARAPRSMDLTDAAALPLVSLTAWIALFGKARLEADETLLVHGGAGGVGHIAVQLGVYSGAKVYATVSDSVKEMVVENLGATPINYREKSVYEYVSDHTFGDGFDVVFDTVGGATLDQSFRAAIPEGDVVTTVARSSHDLSTMHAKGLSLHVVFVLLPLITREGRGIFHEILNQVARLVDKDRLAVLLDEQRFDYTDIAEVHRYWEGGNALGKIVIDVPGEKTF; encoded by the coding sequence ATGAAAGCCATGCTGTTGGAACGTTTCGGGAACGAGTATGCGTTTGTTCAACGCGAAGTCGAAAAACCGTCCCCAATGCCCGGACAAGTTCTGATCCGGGTTGCCGGATCAAGTTTCAATCCCATAGATAACAAGATAGCCACGTTGGGTGATCAACTTGGGTTCGCCCCGACCTTGCCTGCAGTGCTTGGCATGGACGTTTCCGGCGTTGTGGAAGATGTCGGGGGCGGCATGTCGCGGTTTGAGCCGGGAGACAAGGTGTTCGGGTTGGCCGGTGGCTTGAGCAATATGCCGGGTGCTCTGGCTGAGTATATGGTGGCGGACGAACGCCTCATTGCCCGTGCTCCGCGCAGCATGGATTTGACCGATGCGGCGGCTTTGCCCCTGGTGTCACTAACTGCATGGATTGCATTGTTTGGCAAGGCGCGTCTGGAAGCGGACGAGACTTTGCTGGTGCACGGCGGTGCTGGTGGAGTGGGGCATATTGCCGTGCAGCTTGGTGTATACAGTGGTGCCAAGGTGTATGCCACAGTCTCAGATTCCGTGAAGGAAATGGTGGTGGAAAATCTGGGCGCCACCCCCATCAATTATCGCGAGAAGAGTGTCTACGAGTATGTCTCAGATCATACTTTCGGCGACGGTTTCGATGTGGTCTTTGATACCGTTGGCGGTGCGACCCTTGATCAATCTTTCCGGGCTGCCATACCAGAGGGCGATGTCGTAACTACGGTTGCCCGATCCTCTCATGATCTCAGTACCATGCACGCCAAGGGCCTTTCCCTGCATGTTGTGTTTGTTTTACTTCCGTTGATAACCCGGGAGGGGCGCGGCATTTTTCATGAAATTCTCAATCAGGTAGCGCGGTTGGTGGACAAGGATCGGCTTGCCGTGCTGCTGGATGAGCAGCGGTTCGATTATACGGATATCGCCGAGGTCCATCGCTACTGGGAAGGTGGTAATGCACTGGGCAAGATCGTTATCGATGTTCCGGGTGAAAAAACATTTTGA
- a CDS encoding type I secretion system permease/ATPase — MSSDNNTSSKPQPANGKPDAAKPDKSGEASLGSVSGNDAAKRAAMEKAARKAASQNAVNKDISQAEAINDLFGDDGQPKKKPAPVKKPPVKPAQTAEANRPAMENAAQNATPNAATPPAGAAPAEGSCPSELLGDERLTPKDIDFQPPLVICLSIVSRLLGKPVSSATLKAGIPQQEGVITASSIVRAAERIGIKAKTVHRPKVWDISKLVFPCILLMRGGNACVLVDIEDDKATVMVPGRGMDSTEMELSVLEEEYTGYAILCHRQSKLDKRASEIKLVKTKRWFWGTILKFWPIYRHVIAASIMTNMIVVASPLFVMNVYDRVVPNNAVDTLWALAIGIGLAYIFDFALKNLRSYFVDVAGRNADVLIGSRIMQHLMSARLDHMPESAGAVANNVREFESLREFFSSSSLVALIDMPFLFLFVGVVYFIGGPLVIPILVAVPVVILFGLFLQMPFQHIIENHYKESTQKNALLFEIVHGLETIKTSMAEGRMQARWENVVGMSAMSNSRAKVFANLSITFSVFVTQMVSVAIIIIGVFLISKGELTVGGLIACNILSGRAMAPLSAVAGLLSRFQQSRMALSALDLLMDMPSERPDDKETFHYGQMEASMQLENVSFAYPGTDKAVLSDVNLMLNPGDKVGIVGRTGAGKSTLGKLCVGLYQPVKGAVKVGNIDLRQMDVADLRRKVGYVSQDSLLFYGTLKDNIAFGLPEADDQSIKMAADIAGVTDFVKDHPAGYGMMVGERGSSLSGGQRQAVSIARAVLPDPEILIMDEPSSNMDNQSEYRLKQKLEPFIKDKTVIVITHRHSMLDLVNRLVIMDKGRIVVDGPKQAVLDGLRSGKIKVSM; from the coding sequence ATGTCTTCAGACAATAATACATCTTCGAAACCACAACCGGCGAACGGCAAGCCTGATGCGGCCAAACCGGACAAATCGGGCGAGGCTTCTCTCGGGTCGGTGTCCGGCAATGATGCCGCCAAGCGGGCAGCCATGGAAAAGGCGGCCCGTAAAGCTGCATCCCAAAACGCCGTGAACAAGGATATTTCACAGGCCGAAGCCATAAATGATCTTTTCGGGGACGATGGTCAGCCCAAGAAGAAGCCTGCTCCTGTCAAAAAGCCTCCTGTCAAACCCGCACAGACTGCAGAAGCGAATCGTCCGGCCATGGAAAATGCCGCACAGAATGCGACTCCCAATGCGGCAACACCTCCTGCAGGAGCTGCGCCCGCTGAAGGCTCCTGTCCTAGCGAGCTTCTGGGGGATGAGCGTTTGACCCCCAAGGATATCGACTTCCAGCCCCCGCTGGTCATCTGCCTGTCCATCGTCAGTCGTCTGCTGGGTAAGCCAGTATCCTCGGCTACCCTCAAGGCTGGTATTCCGCAGCAGGAGGGCGTTATTACCGCCTCTTCCATCGTTCGCGCGGCAGAGCGTATCGGCATCAAGGCAAAGACCGTACACAGACCCAAGGTCTGGGACATTTCCAAGCTGGTATTTCCTTGCATCCTGCTTATGCGCGGCGGCAATGCCTGTGTGTTGGTGGACATTGAGGACGACAAGGCGACGGTCATGGTCCCTGGGCGCGGCATGGACTCCACTGAGATGGAGCTGTCGGTGCTAGAAGAAGAATACACCGGTTACGCCATCCTCTGTCATCGTCAGTCCAAGCTAGACAAGCGCGCCAGTGAGATCAAGCTCGTCAAGACTAAACGCTGGTTCTGGGGAACCATCCTCAAGTTCTGGCCCATCTACCGGCACGTGATTGCAGCTTCCATCATGACCAATATGATCGTGGTGGCATCGCCGCTCTTTGTGATGAACGTGTATGACAGGGTTGTACCCAACAATGCGGTAGACACTCTGTGGGCATTGGCCATCGGTATCGGGTTGGCTTACATTTTCGACTTCGCGCTCAAGAATCTTCGTTCATACTTCGTTGACGTGGCAGGGCGAAACGCGGACGTACTCATTGGTTCGCGTATCATGCAGCACCTGATGTCTGCTCGGCTTGACCACATGCCCGAGTCTGCGGGTGCGGTGGCCAATAACGTCCGGGAGTTTGAGTCGCTACGGGAGTTCTTCAGTTCGAGTTCGCTGGTGGCGCTCATCGACATGCCGTTCCTGTTCCTGTTCGTTGGTGTGGTTTACTTCATCGGTGGGCCGTTGGTCATACCGATTCTGGTGGCGGTGCCTGTCGTCATCCTGTTCGGACTGTTCCTGCAGATGCCGTTTCAACACATCATCGAAAACCACTACAAGGAATCAACGCAGAAGAACGCGCTTCTGTTCGAGATCGTGCACGGTCTTGAGACCATCAAGACCTCCATGGCCGAGGGCCGCATGCAGGCTCGCTGGGAGAATGTGGTCGGTATGTCCGCCATGTCCAACAGTCGGGCCAAGGTCTTCGCGAATCTGTCCATTACCTTCTCGGTGTTCGTCACCCAGATGGTGTCGGTGGCCATCATTATTATCGGCGTGTTCCTCATCTCCAAGGGTGAGCTTACCGTGGGTGGACTTATTGCCTGTAATATCCTTTCGGGCCGCGCCATGGCGCCCCTGAGTGCGGTGGCCGGACTCCTTTCCCGCTTCCAGCAGTCTCGCATGGCGCTGAGCGCCCTGGATTTGCTCATGGATATGCCCAGTGAGCGTCCCGACGATAAGGAGACCTTCCACTACGGGCAGATGGAAGCCTCCATGCAGTTGGAGAACGTGAGTTTTGCTTATCCCGGTACGGACAAGGCGGTGCTGTCTGACGTCAACCTGATGCTCAATCCGGGCGACAAGGTTGGCATCGTGGGACGTACCGGTGCGGGTAAGTCCACTTTGGGCAAGCTGTGCGTTGGTCTGTATCAGCCGGTTAAGGGCGCGGTGAAGGTGGGGAATATTGACCTTCGCCAGATGGATGTGGCCGACCTTCGCCGTAAGGTGGGGTATGTGTCGCAGGACTCTTTGCTCTTTTACGGAACACTCAAGGACAACATCGCCTTCGGCTTGCCCGAGGCGGATGACCAGTCCATCAAAATGGCGGCGGACATCGCTGGCGTTACGGATTTCGTCAAGGATCACCCGGCCGGTTACGGTATGATGGTGGGCGAGCGCGGCTCGTCCCTGTCAGGCGGTCAGCGACAGGCGGTATCCATTGCCCGTGCAGTCCTGCCCGACCCGGAAATCCTGATCATGGATGAGCCGTCCAGTAACATGGACAACCAGTCGGAGTACCGGCTGAAGCAGAAGCTCGAGCCGTTCATCAAGGACAAGACGGTTATTGTTATCACCCACCGCCACTCAATGCTCGACTTGGTGAACCGGCTGGTGATCATGGACAAGGGACGCATCGTTGTGGACGGCCCCAAGCAGGCTGTGCTCGATGGTCTCCGGTCCGGTAAGATCAAGGTTTCCATGTGA
- a CDS encoding HlyD family type I secretion periplasmic adaptor subunit — MSQDKYERETLLFMSEVDQAMYGKGRKFAYMMSTSILLMLIGFLVWAKFAVLDEVTRGFGRIIPSQRVQEIQNLEGGILSEIFVNEGQVVKKGDVLCRLRNEQAASFYRDAFAKALEHKAAIARLIAIVEGIDPVFDEELREKAPQLVDDQMRIFKAQLRQFDIELELLTDQMEQKKQEVREMRGRRKQLQSSLKVAEKQRNIAKPLVEKQIHSELDYLALEQKVLELRGDVEALALGIPRVEAAVKEAQGRIEQRKAEHRSEALEEINERRQELISIRETMAAGSDRVTRTDVRSPVHGIVKSIYINTLGGVVQPGESIMEVVPLDDTLLVEAEIKPADIAFLHPGQDAMVKITAYDFSIYGGLKGTVEHISADTIEDERGESFYLVKVRTTKNAMEYHGEKLPIIPGMTAQVDVLTGEKSVLDYLLKPILKAKQNALRER, encoded by the coding sequence ATGAGTCAGGATAAATACGAAAGAGAAACACTGCTGTTCATGTCCGAGGTGGACCAGGCCATGTATGGCAAGGGCCGCAAGTTCGCCTACATGATGTCCACCAGCATTTTGTTGATGCTGATCGGTTTTCTGGTCTGGGCCAAGTTTGCTGTGTTGGATGAAGTAACACGAGGATTCGGGCGTATTATTCCCTCTCAGCGTGTTCAGGAAATCCAGAACCTGGAAGGTGGTATCTTGAGCGAGATCTTCGTCAACGAAGGTCAGGTGGTCAAGAAGGGTGACGTGCTTTGCCGTCTGCGTAACGAGCAGGCCGCCAGCTTTTATCGCGACGCGTTTGCCAAGGCTTTGGAACACAAGGCTGCCATTGCCCGCCTTATCGCCATTGTTGAAGGCATCGATCCTGTTTTTGATGAAGAATTGAGGGAAAAGGCGCCGCAGTTGGTGGATGACCAGATGCGGATTTTCAAGGCGCAGCTCAGGCAGTTTGATATCGAATTGGAATTGCTCACGGACCAGATGGAGCAGAAGAAGCAGGAAGTCCGCGAGATGAGAGGGCGCCGCAAGCAACTTCAGTCCAGTCTCAAAGTGGCAGAGAAGCAGCGCAACATCGCCAAACCACTCGTGGAGAAGCAGATTCACTCCGAGCTCGACTATCTCGCGCTGGAGCAGAAGGTGCTCGAACTGCGTGGTGACGTGGAAGCGTTGGCTCTCGGTATTCCTCGCGTAGAGGCCGCTGTTAAAGAAGCGCAGGGCCGTATTGAGCAGCGCAAGGCAGAGCACCGATCCGAAGCGTTGGAAGAGATCAACGAACGCCGTCAGGAACTTATCTCCATTCGCGAGACCATGGCAGCGGGTAGCGACCGTGTTACCCGTACGGACGTACGCTCTCCTGTTCATGGAATCGTCAAATCAATTTACATCAACACACTGGGCGGTGTCGTCCAACCGGGCGAATCTATCATGGAAGTTGTCCCGCTGGATGATACGTTGTTGGTTGAGGCTGAAATCAAGCCTGCTGACATCGCCTTTCTCCATCCTGGCCAGGATGCCATGGTCAAGATTACAGCCTATGACTTTTCCATTTACGGAGGGCTGAAAGGCACCGTGGAGCATATCAGTGCGGACACCATTGAAGACGAGCGGGGCGAGAGCTTCTACCTCGTCAAGGTGCGTACCACCAAGAACGCCATGGAATATCATGGTGAAAAGCTGCCCATCATTCCGGGTATGACTGCTCAGGTGGACGTGCTTACCGGTGAGAAGTCCGTGCTGGATTATCTGCTCAAGCCCATTCTCAAGGCCAAGCAGAACGCCCTGAGAGAACGCTAG
- a CDS encoding transglutaminase-like cysteine peptidase: protein MRRTRAIRRNIMAVLSAVILSVCIALIPVQADAAKKKKPKGPQLFGTLEFKGKIKKLPKWTAVLEKMKAWKGYFNSPAMAKLPSKAGWNKLKSEAAGLDDIGKLKAVNKFFNQWPYRLDSGNYGKSDYWATPLEFLKKSGDCEDYSIAKFYALQELGFSGDNLRVVALKDKIRNIGHAVLAVFVGNEVYILDNQTNMVLPHTKYKHYVPQYSVNEKFRWMHVPKSKRTTFKKVKRKKK, encoded by the coding sequence ATGCGCCGGACTCGCGCCATACGCCGTAATATTATGGCCGTACTTAGTGCGGTCATCCTTTCGGTGTGTATTGCGCTCATTCCGGTGCAGGCTGACGCGGCCAAGAAAAAGAAGCCAAAGGGACCACAATTGTTTGGTACCCTTGAGTTTAAGGGTAAGATCAAAAAGCTTCCCAAGTGGACGGCAGTGCTGGAAAAAATGAAGGCGTGGAAGGGGTATTTCAATAGCCCGGCCATGGCCAAGCTGCCTTCCAAGGCTGGTTGGAACAAACTGAAAAGCGAGGCTGCCGGGCTTGATGATATTGGCAAACTTAAGGCTGTAAACAAGTTCTTCAATCAGTGGCCATATCGTTTGGACTCGGGTAACTACGGTAAAAGTGATTACTGGGCCACGCCATTGGAATTTCTCAAAAAGTCAGGAGACTGTGAGGACTATTCCATTGCCAAGTTCTATGCACTGCAAGAACTCGGCTTTTCCGGTGACAATCTGCGAGTGGTCGCTCTCAAGGATAAAATCCGAAACATTGGTCACGCAGTGCTTGCCGTGTTTGTCGGCAACGAGGTGTATATTCTGGACAACCAGACAAACATGGTTCTGCCGCACACCAAGTACAAGCACTATGTCCCGCAATATTCAGTTAATGAGAAGTTTCGTTGGATGCACGTGCCCAAGAGTAAGCGAACAACATTTAAAAAAGTGAAACGGAAGAAGAAGTAA
- a CDS encoding HD domain-containing phosphohydrolase — MAQTNSNADVPVSIGGAKQGVKIGVVLAFVLIISAGILFLAGKAVSDKHTEGLQNQEKRLGLLAHGRAEMFQAWLKNLSRQGDRLIKSDLFRLYAAEVDNIEGDLAAIFGAVALDEGEYDGEGSELAAQLPMMQNMLREFSTYSGFINARILNRNGDAYIATDGHLPPMMEEQLEQATAAIKHREARFSPLRRTLQGVELDVYVPIYSPDARENIDEPVGALMMTRQVSGKITELLSNSTLSAKGERTRLMQKMNGTYKQVTPWTTEGFTDVAAEIELNKEGNLPFGDRFSLSEDDEEVFSLGIRVQGPQWWVVQEADYDNAMAPIAAFTNTVYVVAGLGILTALLIAGLAWWVLAGVQSQRVAEEFRNLANKIDDQKRFIDSINANIDEFITLKDSEGKYTYVNDAFAEAVGRSKEELIGMDAPALFGFDTAKRLSSPDEKVAIEQRKITINEPIFLRGQRYQFQISKSPYCDTAGACVGIVEVYRDITQFIAVQEQNKRLIKGAMEALGSTIEAADPYLGGHTKLLAGLSMEVARAMNLPEMEIAEIETAANLSQIGKMFVPNEILTKPGRLTDEEMAAMEEHVEHAYRILKDIDIEEGVLKAIYQMNERIDGSGYPKNLKYDEIILSARILSVLNVFCAMIRPRAYRGAKEPVQALEILASESTKFDASVVEALGNVIKTPAGEKLLEKKA, encoded by the coding sequence ATGGCACAAACAAACAGTAACGCGGACGTGCCGGTCAGCATCGGTGGAGCCAAGCAGGGCGTCAAGATTGGCGTTGTTCTTGCCTTCGTGCTGATCATTTCGGCAGGTATCCTGTTCCTAGCCGGCAAGGCAGTGAGCGACAAGCACACTGAAGGGCTGCAGAATCAGGAAAAGCGTCTTGGCTTGCTCGCTCATGGCAGGGCCGAGATGTTCCAGGCATGGCTCAAGAATCTTTCCCGTCAGGGCGACAGGCTCATCAAGTCGGACCTGTTCCGACTCTATGCAGCCGAGGTGGACAACATCGAGGGCGACCTGGCCGCCATTTTTGGCGCTGTTGCCCTGGATGAAGGAGAGTACGACGGAGAGGGCTCCGAATTGGCTGCCCAGTTGCCCATGATGCAGAATATGCTCAGGGAATTCTCTACGTATTCCGGTTTCATCAATGCCCGTATCCTTAACCGCAATGGTGATGCCTATATCGCCACCGATGGTCATCTGCCTCCCATGATGGAAGAGCAGTTGGAGCAGGCTACTGCAGCCATCAAGCACAGGGAAGCACGCTTCTCCCCCTTGCGCAGAACTCTGCAGGGTGTGGAACTGGATGTGTATGTCCCCATCTATTCTCCCGATGCCCGTGAGAACATCGACGAGCCTGTTGGCGCGTTGATGATGACTCGTCAGGTGAGCGGCAAGATCACTGAATTGCTTTCCAACTCGACGTTGTCGGCCAAGGGGGAACGTACCCGTTTGATGCAGAAGATGAACGGTACCTATAAGCAGGTCACGCCGTGGACCACCGAAGGGTTCACCGACGTTGCAGCCGAGATTGAGCTGAACAAAGAGGGCAACCTTCCGTTCGGTGATCGTTTCAGTCTTTCTGAAGATGATGAGGAAGTCTTCTCCCTTGGTATTCGTGTGCAGGGGCCACAGTGGTGGGTCGTGCAGGAAGCTGATTACGATAACGCCATGGCTCCCATTGCCGCTTTCACCAACACAGTTTACGTGGTGGCTGGGCTTGGTATCCTGACCGCGCTCCTCATTGCAGGCCTCGCCTGGTGGGTGCTGGCAGGGGTTCAGTCTCAGCGTGTGGCCGAGGAATTCCGCAATCTCGCCAACAAGATCGATGACCAGAAGCGGTTCATCGACTCCATTAACGCCAATATCGACGAGTTCATCACTCTCAAGGATTCCGAGGGTAAGTATACATACGTCAACGACGCGTTTGCCGAAGCTGTGGGACGTTCCAAGGAAGAGCTTATTGGCATGGATGCACCGGCCCTGTTCGGCTTTGATACGGCCAAGCGTCTCTCTTCTCCGGACGAGAAGGTGGCAATTGAACAGCGCAAGATTACGATCAATGAGCCGATCTTCCTGCGTGGTCAGCGTTACCAGTTCCAGATCTCCAAGTCGCCTTATTGTGATACTGCCGGAGCATGTGTGGGTATTGTCGAAGTGTATCGCGACATTACTCAGTTCATTGCGGTGCAGGAGCAGAACAAGCGACTGATCAAGGGAGCCATGGAAGCGCTTGGTTCCACCATTGAAGCGGCTGATCCATATTTGGGCGGTCACACCAAGTTGCTGGCTGGCCTTTCCATGGAAGTGGCCCGTGCCATGAACCTGCCTGAAATGGAGATCGCCGAGATCGAAACTGCCGCCAACCTCTCTCAGATCGGTAAGATGTTCGTGCCCAACGAGATCCTGACCAAGCCGGGTCGCCTTACTGATGAAGAGATGGCCGCCATGGAAGAGCACGTGGAACACGCTTATCGCATCCTCAAGGATATCGACATTGAGGAAGGCGTTCTCAAGGCTATCTATCAGATGAACGAACGTATCGACGGTTCGGGGTATCCCAAGAATCTCAAGTATGATGAGATCATCTTGTCGGCTCGCATCCTGTCCGTGTTAAACGTCTTCTGCGCCATGATTCGTCCGCGTGCCTATCGCGGTGCAAAGGAACCTGTCCAGGCCCTGGAAATCCTGGCCAGCGAATCCACCAAGTTTGACGCCTCTGTGGTCGAAGCCTTGGGTAACGTCATTAAGACTCCTGCGGGCGAAAAGCTGCTGGAGAAGAAGGCATAG
- a CDS encoding transporter substrate-binding domain-containing protein, with translation MSKNPHQTILLLLMAMLLCMISVPTHVEANADDKTIIMFIPDTDWPPYLINDPRYPGGGVLLEVMRAVVTPLGYEVKTCRLPNKRGWELLNCREVDAHAKAKEWVRDPDNYQWTAPFMLHEDVLLYRMNSNFEYTEPKALYGKTLVGIKGFIYPTLEPHFGPGKIHRIDVSNPFAMLELLNLGRVDAAIVNRNETLWLFKNRPDLNPERFRLDSKPFGSAGYRYVFNNDKRWAPLIEKFNARLDEMKRNGDLDKILDQYR, from the coding sequence ATGTCGAAAAATCCCCACCAGACAATCCTCCTACTACTGATGGCAATGTTGCTTTGCATGATCAGCGTTCCTACACACGTCGAGGCCAACGCCGATGACAAGACCATCATCATGTTCATTCCCGATACGGATTGGCCGCCATACCTCATAAACGACCCGCGCTATCCCGGCGGAGGTGTGCTGCTCGAAGTCATGCGCGCTGTTGTTACGCCACTTGGATACGAGGTGAAGACGTGTCGTCTTCCTAACAAGCGAGGCTGGGAGTTATTGAACTGCCGTGAAGTGGATGCACACGCCAAGGCTAAAGAATGGGTCAGAGATCCCGACAACTACCAATGGACCGCCCCCTTCATGCTGCATGAAGATGTGCTTCTCTATCGTATGAACAGCAATTTTGAATACACCGAACCGAAAGCACTGTATGGCAAGACGCTCGTAGGCATCAAAGGGTTCATCTACCCAACTCTTGAACCACATTTTGGCCCGGGGAAAATTCATCGCATTGACGTTTCCAACCCGTTTGCCATGCTGGAGTTGCTGAACCTCGGCCGTGTGGATGCTGCCATCGTCAACAGGAACGAAACCCTTTGGCTTTTCAAGAACCGCCCTGACCTCAATCCCGAACGGTTCCGACTTGATTCCAAACCATTCGGCTCAGCCGGATATCGTTACGTCTTCAACAACGACAAACGGTGGGCGCCTTTAATTGAAAAATTCAACGCACGACTTGATGAAATGAAGCGAAACGGAGATCTCGACAAGATCCTCGATCAATATCGTTAA